GCCGCCGAGCACTTCCTGCGGCCGGTCCAGAAGTGGACCTGCGCGGCGGCTCCGCTCCACGACCCGCACACGGGGCGGCTGCTGGGCGCCGTGGACATCACCGGTGGGGACCGGCTCGCGCACCCGCACAGCCTGGCGTTCGTGCAGGCGGTGGCGCGGGCCGCCGAGTCGCATCTCGCGCTGCTCGCACCTTCGCCGGCCGGGGATGCCGTACAGCTCAGCGCGCTCGGCCGGGACGAGGCGCTGCTCGTCGCGGGAGGCCGCAAGATCCGGCTCGGCAGGCGGCACAGCGAGATCCTGGTGACGCTGGCCCGCCACCCCGAGGGCCTGGGCGGTGACGAACTCCTCGTCGAGCTGTACGAGGACGAGTCGGTGACCCCGGTGACGCTTCGGGCCGAACTCTCCCGGCTGCGGCGCCTGCTCGGCCCCGAGCTCCTCCTGTCCCGCCCCTACCGTCTCTCCGCGCCCGTCGACGCCGACTTCGACACGGTGGCGCGCAGGCTGTCGTCCGGCGCGGTGGCGGCGGCGCTCAGCTCCTACGCGGGTCCGCTGCTGCCGGGCTCGCAGGCACCGTCCGTCGCCCGGCTGCGCCACCGGCTCGCCGGGCAGTTGCGGGCGGCGCTCATCGCACGCGGCGACCCGGGGCTGCTGGCCGACTGGGCGTACAGCCCCTGGGGCGAGGACGACCTCCCGGTCTGGCAGG
This sequence is a window from Streptomyces sp. NBC_01217. Protein-coding genes within it:
- a CDS encoding GAF domain-containing protein; protein product: MTDPWVALAADADPGARLGQLRHAHEVFTTAGRLERPVRPVVGESWRRSVRARVSPDGAALVELGADELGPYRDGHPLAPAMPLIRELMSAYARDGEHLLAVCDAHGRLLWVEGHAVTRRAAGRMNFVEGARWAESAAGTNAPGTAIAVDRPVQVFAAEHFLRPVQKWTCAAAPLHDPHTGRLLGAVDITGGDRLAHPHSLAFVQAVARAAESHLALLAPSPAGDAVQLSALGRDEALLVAGGRKIRLGRRHSEILVTLARHPEGLGGDELLVELYEDESVTPVTLRAELSRLRRLLGPELLLSRPYRLSAPVDADFDTVARRLSSGAVAAALSSYAGPLLPGSQAPSVARLRHRLAGQLRAALIARGDPGLLADWAYSPWGEDDLPVWQALAAAVPAQQRPALLARSRALDTEQR